The following proteins are co-located in the Dyadobacter chenwenxiniae genome:
- a CDS encoding OmpH family outer membrane protein — MNNNTSLIWNIVLSLAVAVLFFLHFSGKPSGDAGAAADGGVVAGRKTVYVQVDSLLKNYEFFKDTRKELENKNFQLENELNTKGRSLQNEVQFFQQRAQTMTPEQARSTEAQLMKKQQDLVAYRDQSAQALGQEEAKKNEELYKNIRSYIEKYNKENGFEYVLGYSLGGGILFANPSLDVTQKILDGLNKEYKGSNTSKADSTKKK; from the coding sequence GTGAACAACAATACTTCATTAATATGGAACATCGTGCTTTCTCTGGCTGTGGCGGTGTTATTCTTTTTACATTTTTCAGGCAAGCCTTCGGGAGATGCTGGTGCAGCAGCAGATGGTGGCGTAGTGGCAGGTCGTAAAACCGTGTATGTTCAGGTTGATTCTTTGTTGAAAAACTACGAATTCTTTAAGGATACAAGAAAAGAACTGGAAAATAAAAACTTCCAACTTGAAAACGAATTGAATACAAAAGGCCGTTCATTGCAAAATGAAGTTCAGTTTTTTCAGCAGAGAGCACAAACAATGACGCCGGAGCAGGCACGTTCGACAGAGGCACAATTGATGAAAAAGCAGCAGGACCTGGTTGCTTACCGCGATCAATCTGCACAAGCGTTGGGACAGGAAGAGGCTAAGAAAAACGAAGAGCTTTACAAAAACATCCGTTCTTATATTGAGAAATATAACAAAGAGAATGGTTTTGAATATGTTCTGGGTTACTCATTAGGCGGCGGAATTTTGTTTGCTAATCCATCATTGGACGTTACACAGAAGATCCTCGACGGCTTGAACAAGGAATACAAAGGAAGCAATACATCAAAAGCGGATTCTACTAAAAAGAAGTAA